The Fimbriimonas ginsengisoli Gsoil 348 genome window below encodes:
- a CDS encoding S8 family peptidase, producing MVRMPAARLACLVVAFGCAGAASAQSATTDSVIAKALNGQRPGRINVIVKAGHELTAKEEAAIRRLGGYVYRHLTVIDSSAVSIPHRKLRKLVSLPFVKHVSSDETVRKNDLFTVGSTYASTAWTKYGANGAGVGVAVLDSGIAASNDFNGSAGSRISAAVNFSTETGPYDMYGHGTHVAGIIAGNGANSSGPGAFQTYFGIAPQSGLVNVRVLDSVGNGSVSQVCAGIQWVINQRTKYNIRVMNLSLGHAVGESYLTDPLCQALERAWKSGIVVVCAAGNRGRLHETPTDGDANEGYGTGYGTIDSPGNDPYVITVGATKSIDGNRANDQIATYSSRGPTRLDFIAKPDIVAPGNRIVSVLANGGSIDQAFGDIVDVPWTSYTTQAPADYTPRYMQMSGTSMATPVVAGAAALMLQRDPTLSPDTVKARLMASATKWAFPDGQGSIVTFGAGYLDIVGALKSSVVATKSAKSPYLVWSPSGTINIVTDPDFWGTGLNGIVNGILDLLLNPTYRGDRAMWGDSAIGSPRAMWGDGVGPIASDRALWGERAMWGDTTTTDQPVASAGVGPTMLKGDK from the coding sequence AAACGGACAGCGTCCGGGGCGGATTAACGTAATCGTTAAAGCTGGCCACGAGCTCACGGCCAAGGAAGAGGCGGCGATTCGCCGGCTAGGCGGGTATGTCTATCGCCACTTAACCGTGATCGACTCCTCCGCCGTTTCCATCCCTCACCGCAAACTCCGGAAGCTCGTCTCCCTGCCGTTCGTGAAGCATGTCTCGTCCGACGAAACCGTTCGGAAGAACGATCTGTTCACCGTCGGATCGACCTACGCGAGCACGGCATGGACTAAGTACGGCGCCAACGGAGCCGGTGTCGGAGTGGCGGTGCTCGATAGCGGAATTGCCGCAAGCAACGACTTCAACGGATCGGCCGGCAGCCGGATATCGGCTGCCGTGAACTTCTCTACCGAAACCGGCCCGTACGACATGTACGGTCACGGCACTCACGTCGCGGGAATCATTGCCGGTAACGGCGCCAATTCTTCCGGACCCGGGGCGTTCCAAACCTACTTCGGAATCGCACCCCAATCCGGGCTGGTGAATGTCCGCGTGCTCGACTCAGTCGGCAACGGTTCGGTTAGCCAGGTCTGCGCGGGCATCCAGTGGGTGATTAACCAGCGGACGAAATACAACATCCGGGTGATGAATCTTTCGTTGGGCCATGCGGTCGGCGAGAGCTACCTTACCGACCCCCTTTGTCAAGCACTGGAGCGAGCTTGGAAAAGCGGGATCGTGGTCGTATGTGCCGCCGGTAATCGGGGACGGTTGCACGAAACGCCCACCGACGGCGACGCGAACGAAGGTTACGGCACGGGCTACGGGACAATCGACTCGCCGGGGAACGATCCTTACGTCATCACGGTGGGCGCTACGAAGTCGATCGACGGTAACCGGGCCAACGATCAGATTGCGACCTATTCGAGTCGCGGTCCAACCCGGCTCGACTTCATTGCCAAGCCGGACATCGTCGCTCCGGGCAACCGGATCGTATCCGTCTTAGCGAATGGTGGATCGATCGATCAAGCATTTGGCGATATCGTCGACGTCCCTTGGACGAGCTACACGACCCAGGCGCCCGCCGATTACACGCCGCGATACATGCAGATGTCGGGGACCTCGATGGCGACGCCGGTCGTCGCCGGCGCCGCCGCCCTAATGCTTCAGCGCGACCCAACCTTATCGCCCGATACGGTTAAAGCAAGGCTGATGGCCAGCGCTACCAAGTGGGCTTTCCCCGATGGCCAAGGAAGCATCGTAACATTCGGCGCGGGCTACCTCGACATCGTTGGGGCTCTCAAGAGTAGCGTCGTCGCTACCAAATCCGCCAAGAGCCCCTATCTGGTTTGGTCTCCATCGGGAACCATCAATATCGTGACCGACCCCGATTTCTGGGGAACCGGTTTGAATGGAATCGTAAACGGAATCCTCGACCTTCTACTCAACCCGACTTACCGCGGCGACCGCGCCATGTGGGGCGATAGCGCCATCGGCAGCCCTCGGGCGATGTGGGGAGACGGCGTCGGCCCCATCGCTTCGGATCGAGCCCTCTGGGGAGAGCGAGCGATGTGGGGCGACACAACGACAACCGACCAACCCGTGGCTAGCGCCGGAGTCGGACCAACAATGTTGAAAGGAGATAAGTAA
- the alr gene encoding alanine racemase, with amino-acid sequence MSLSEIQIDSDALRYNVRSLRSLVGSGVKLIAVVKANAYGHGLATVVEALNGEVDGFQVDDIEELREIRQVTDRRVLVLGYVAREDIAEAASLGGELTLYDAERLPAMAEAGAKVHLKIDALLGRQGVLPRDLPEMLDALAAYPSIEVLTAYAHFANIEDTTDLVHAIDQMELFDCAFVAIRNRYPGLGRHISATSGVMTLEAGNDLVRLGIGTYGMYPSSALERQHAGLGLRPALRWVSRLAQVKTLPARHPVGYGLTYIAPREITIGIVPQGYGDGYDRGLSNVGEVLVRGRRCRVLGRVAMNMFAVDLSDADGARAEDEVVLLGAQGEDRISAEEIAIRIGTINYEVTTRISPLLPRRAA; translated from the coding sequence ATGAGCCTGTCGGAGATTCAAATAGATAGCGACGCCTTGCGTTATAACGTTCGGTCGTTGCGATCGTTGGTGGGTTCGGGAGTCAAGTTGATCGCCGTGGTCAAGGCGAACGCGTACGGCCACGGCCTTGCGACGGTGGTCGAAGCGCTCAATGGTGAAGTCGACGGCTTTCAGGTCGACGACATCGAGGAATTGAGGGAGATCCGGCAGGTCACTGATAGGCGGGTACTCGTCCTCGGCTATGTCGCGCGGGAAGATATCGCCGAAGCCGCGTCACTCGGCGGAGAGCTGACGCTTTACGATGCAGAGCGGCTCCCAGCGATGGCGGAGGCCGGGGCGAAGGTTCATCTGAAGATCGACGCTTTACTGGGCCGGCAAGGGGTGCTTCCGAGGGATCTACCGGAGATGTTGGATGCATTGGCCGCCTATCCGTCGATCGAGGTGCTTACCGCTTACGCGCATTTCGCGAATATCGAGGACACGACCGACCTGGTTCACGCAATCGACCAGATGGAGCTGTTCGACTGCGCTTTCGTCGCGATTCGAAACCGGTATCCCGGCCTTGGCCGGCATATCTCGGCTACGTCGGGGGTTATGACGCTAGAGGCGGGGAACGACCTGGTCAGGCTCGGAATTGGAACGTACGGGATGTATCCATCATCCGCCTTGGAGCGGCAGCACGCAGGGCTGGGATTGAGGCCGGCGCTGCGTTGGGTCAGTCGTCTAGCCCAAGTAAAAACGTTACCGGCCCGCCATCCGGTCGGCTACGGCTTAACTTACATCGCGCCCCGGGAAATCACGATCGGCATCGTTCCCCAGGGATACGGGGACGGGTACGACCGGGGCCTGAGCAACGTCGGCGAGGTCCTGGTGCGGGGTCGCCGGTGTCGCGTCTTGGGGCGGGTGGCAATGAACATGTTTGCCGTCGATCTATCGGACGCCGACGGAGCTCGGGCGGAAGACGAGGTCGTACTCTTGGGGGCGCAAGGTGAGGATCGGATTTCCGCCGAGGAGATCGCGATCCGGATCGGCACCATCAACTACGAGGTAACGACTCGAATTTCACCGCTCCTCCCTCGTCGGGCGGCATAG
- the murI gene encoding glutamate racemase, with translation MRIGVFDSGLGGLAISQAIASRLPEYDYLYLGDTKRVPYGGRSQETIHEFTSQALTYLFENDCELIIVACNTASAEALRKSQQEYLPAHYPDRRVLGVIIPTAEAVFERGTAKRVGVLATNSTVESGAYERELIRQNPEAKVVSRAAPLLVPLIENDGLRYAGPVMDDYLAGLEDVDALVLGCTHYCLLKDEIRSRTKVRVVSQDEVVPEKLADYLVRHPEIETRLGQSGERRYVVTDVTAAHEKWARKLAGDEIRLERVTLG, from the coding sequence ATGCGGATCGGGGTTTTCGACTCGGGACTAGGGGGGCTTGCGATTTCCCAGGCAATCGCCTCGCGGTTGCCGGAGTACGATTACTTGTATCTTGGCGACACTAAGCGGGTGCCGTACGGAGGAAGGTCGCAGGAGACGATCCACGAATTCACTTCCCAGGCGTTGACTTATCTGTTCGAGAACGACTGTGAGCTGATCATCGTCGCGTGTAACACGGCCTCCGCGGAGGCGCTGAGGAAGAGCCAGCAGGAGTACCTGCCGGCCCACTATCCGGATCGGAGGGTCCTCGGAGTCATCATTCCGACCGCGGAAGCGGTCTTTGAACGGGGGACGGCCAAGCGGGTGGGGGTTTTGGCGACGAATAGCACGGTTGAATCGGGAGCTTACGAGCGAGAGCTTATTCGGCAAAACCCAGAAGCGAAGGTCGTTTCCCGAGCCGCGCCGCTCCTGGTACCGCTGATCGAAAACGACGGTCTGCGGTACGCCGGGCCGGTAATGGACGACTACTTAGCCGGACTTGAAGACGTGGACGCGCTCGTTTTGGGCTGCACCCACTATTGCCTTTTGAAAGACGAAATCCGGTCGCGAACGAAGGTCCGAGTCGTCTCCCAGGATGAAGTCGTCCCGGAAAAACTGGCAGATTATCTGGTGCGCCATCCGGAGATTGAGACGCGTCTTGGCCAATCGGGAGAGCGGCGTTACGTGGTAACGGACGTCACCGCCGCCCATGAAAAGTGGGCGCGGAAGTTGGCGGGCGATGAGATTCGATTGGAGCGGGTGACCCTCGGATGA